The proteins below come from a single Myripristis murdjan chromosome 10, fMyrMur1.1, whole genome shotgun sequence genomic window:
- the LOC115367069 gene encoding m7GpppX diphosphatase-like isoform X2, with protein MGGGTHLKLCAVRQSGLREEAEEEEESAMADTGANPNSGNESDEENRKVKKLKGEPKGDRGENGEETNLSDFKPTSVLRDSARDKTIFVHGELKEQPAVVILEKTPFGEDTLTEMFKGAKTNLEVKNDIYSTYVFQPPAHLNEIKATVVCPATEAHVQKYQRKEIIMVEETEDDYKNITLPYITSKGLSVTWVYNILEKKAEKERIIFEDSDKELGFVLLPDFKWDQKQVDDLYLIAIVHKRDIKSLRDLTPDHLQLLQNIYQKGTDAIVQRYGLPTNKLRVYVHYQPSYYHFHVHFNSLSYEVPGSRVERAHLLQDIIQNLKSDPQYYKTRTLLFPMRTDDELISMYKAAGRL; from the exons atgg GTGGCGGTACGCACCTTAAGCTGTGTGCGGTCCGCCAGTCAGGCTTGAGGGAAGAAgccgaagaagaagaagaaagcgcCATGGCGGACACCGGCGCCAATCCGAACAGTGGCAATGAAAGCGATGAGGAAAATCGGAAGGTCAAGAAGCTGAAAGGGGAACCAAAAGGTGACCgaggagaaaatggagaggAGACCAATCTGTCGGACTTCAAGCCAACGTCCGTGCTGAGGGACTCTGCGCGGGATAAAACCATATTCGTCCACGGAGAG CTGAAAGAGCAGCCGGCGGTGGTTATCCTGGAGAAGACCCCCTTCGGTGAAGATACCCTGACCGAGATGTTCAAAGGTGCCAAAACAAACCTGGAGGTGAAGAACGACATCTACAGCACCTACGTGTTCCAGCCTCCTGCACATCTCAACG AGATCAAGGCCACTGTGGTGTGTCCAGCCACGGAGGCGCATGTGCAAAAATACCAGCGCAAGGAGATCATCATGGTGGAGGAGACAGAAGACGACTACAAAAACATCACCCTGCCTTACATTACGAGCAAGGGCCTCAGTGTGACG TGGGTGTACAACATCCTGGAAAAGAAGGCAGAGAAAGAACGGATCATTTTTGAAGATTCAGACAAGGAGCTTGGCTTTGTCCTCCTGCCAGATTTCAAATGGGACCAAAAGCAG GTTGATGACTTGTACCTGATAGCCATCGTGCATAAGAGAGACATTAAGAGTCTCAGAGACCTGACGCCTGATCACCTGCAGCTACTTCAAAACATCTACCAGAAGGGAACG GACGCCATCGTGCAGCGCTACGGCCTCCCCACCAACAAGCTGAGGGTCTACGTGCACTACCAGCCGTCCTACTACCACTTCCACGTGCACTTCAACTCTCTGAGCTACGAGGTGCCGGGCAGCCGCGTGGAGCGCGCCCACCTCCTCCAGGACATCATCCAGAACCTCAAGTCCGACCCACAGTACTACAAAACCCGGACCCTCCTCTTCCCGATGAGAACCGATGACGAGCTGATCAGCATGTACAAGGCGGCGGGGAGGTTGTAG
- the LOC115367069 gene encoding m7GpppX diphosphatase-like isoform X1, which translates to MVGGGTHLKLCAVRQSGLREEAEEEEESAMADTGANPNSGNESDEENRKVKKLKGEPKGDRGENGEETNLSDFKPTSVLRDSARDKTIFVHGELKEQPAVVILEKTPFGEDTLTEMFKGAKTNLEVKNDIYSTYVFQPPAHLNEIKATVVCPATEAHVQKYQRKEIIMVEETEDDYKNITLPYITSKGLSVTWVYNILEKKAEKERIIFEDSDKELGFVLLPDFKWDQKQVDDLYLIAIVHKRDIKSLRDLTPDHLQLLQNIYQKGTDAIVQRYGLPTNKLRVYVHYQPSYYHFHVHFNSLSYEVPGSRVERAHLLQDIIQNLKSDPQYYKTRTLLFPMRTDDELISMYKAAGRL; encoded by the exons atgg TAGGTGGCGGTACGCACCTTAAGCTGTGTGCGGTCCGCCAGTCAGGCTTGAGGGAAGAAgccgaagaagaagaagaaagcgcCATGGCGGACACCGGCGCCAATCCGAACAGTGGCAATGAAAGCGATGAGGAAAATCGGAAGGTCAAGAAGCTGAAAGGGGAACCAAAAGGTGACCgaggagaaaatggagaggAGACCAATCTGTCGGACTTCAAGCCAACGTCCGTGCTGAGGGACTCTGCGCGGGATAAAACCATATTCGTCCACGGAGAG CTGAAAGAGCAGCCGGCGGTGGTTATCCTGGAGAAGACCCCCTTCGGTGAAGATACCCTGACCGAGATGTTCAAAGGTGCCAAAACAAACCTGGAGGTGAAGAACGACATCTACAGCACCTACGTGTTCCAGCCTCCTGCACATCTCAACG AGATCAAGGCCACTGTGGTGTGTCCAGCCACGGAGGCGCATGTGCAAAAATACCAGCGCAAGGAGATCATCATGGTGGAGGAGACAGAAGACGACTACAAAAACATCACCCTGCCTTACATTACGAGCAAGGGCCTCAGTGTGACG TGGGTGTACAACATCCTGGAAAAGAAGGCAGAGAAAGAACGGATCATTTTTGAAGATTCAGACAAGGAGCTTGGCTTTGTCCTCCTGCCAGATTTCAAATGGGACCAAAAGCAG GTTGATGACTTGTACCTGATAGCCATCGTGCATAAGAGAGACATTAAGAGTCTCAGAGACCTGACGCCTGATCACCTGCAGCTACTTCAAAACATCTACCAGAAGGGAACG GACGCCATCGTGCAGCGCTACGGCCTCCCCACCAACAAGCTGAGGGTCTACGTGCACTACCAGCCGTCCTACTACCACTTCCACGTGCACTTCAACTCTCTGAGCTACGAGGTGCCGGGCAGCCGCGTGGAGCGCGCCCACCTCCTCCAGGACATCATCCAGAACCTCAAGTCCGACCCACAGTACTACAAAACCCGGACCCTCCTCTTCCCGATGAGAACCGATGACGAGCTGATCAGCATGTACAAGGCGGCGGGGAGGTTGTAG